A genomic window from Brevibacillus agri includes:
- a CDS encoding penicillin-binding protein: protein METKRLVNWRILICALCLILIFSGLSIRIYWIQTVDAARIMGQAQEQWDRNRTLQPTRGAIKDRNGEILAFQGKAYTVNARLKGRDEKDQDVVKDPYYTANSLAPILNAPVPELVKMLTKPNKVVELGRYGRKISEEQKKRILELQYPKLPSGKQVEENQLPGIFLNETTRRVYPNNSFASHVIGYLDLYDEPKMGIELQLNKELAGEEGQMQYKRDGAGYQLPDGEGEYIPAKDGYDVYLTIDRQIQDYVEQALDVVDRQYKPKGMTVIVSDPQTGEVLAMGNRSQFNPNTYYNGISNYTNHAITSMFEPGSTFKIITLAAAIEEGLFNPNETYDSGKYTIKGQVPIRDHNNGVGWGRISFLEGVQRSSNVMFAKLGYERLKLEKLRAYFKKFGMGSLTEIELPYEKEGTLINLEKPQSPRDWAATTFGQGVTVTAIQQVMAVGAIANGGELLKPHIVKEMRDPHTGAVVKRSEREVVRRVVSEATAKKTRDILETVVTGEHGTGKLYAIDGYHVAGKTGTAQKYDPNTGKIMDGHYIASFIGFAPKDNPRLLVYVVIDDPDTKEWYAYWGKMMIAPTFKSIMERSLQYLQQQPELPRAAADSGKGKSTATTAQEQVQAAQSAASQTLPKFVGMSTTAAQLRAKQDNLTVTVLGTGTKIVEQYPAAYEQVVPGKQIILVSDRLTGAKMPDFKGKSLREVMEFASLLDIDVHATGTGFVVQQSIAPGTALNGKEKLQITLQSESQPPAPSPAQDGAATSGTAPPSGTAPPAGTGAATDPAEQMEQPAGQSTGQQGGAESNQGAPPAGTDASQTSATP, encoded by the coding sequence ATGGAAACGAAACGACTCGTGAATTGGCGCATCCTCATTTGTGCGTTATGCCTGATTTTGATCTTTTCAGGCTTGAGCATTCGGATCTACTGGATTCAAACGGTAGACGCAGCTCGAATCATGGGACAGGCACAGGAGCAATGGGACCGGAATCGGACCCTGCAGCCGACGCGCGGTGCCATCAAAGACCGAAACGGCGAAATTCTCGCCTTCCAAGGCAAGGCATACACCGTGAACGCCAGGCTGAAAGGGCGGGATGAAAAAGATCAGGACGTCGTCAAGGACCCTTACTACACAGCAAACAGTCTGGCCCCCATTCTCAACGCTCCGGTGCCTGAATTGGTGAAGATGCTGACCAAGCCGAACAAGGTGGTGGAGCTGGGCCGCTACGGAAGGAAAATCAGCGAAGAGCAGAAAAAGCGGATTTTGGAGTTGCAATATCCGAAGCTGCCAAGCGGTAAGCAGGTGGAAGAAAATCAGCTTCCGGGGATTTTTCTGAATGAGACGACAAGACGCGTCTACCCGAACAACAGCTTTGCCTCGCACGTGATCGGGTATCTCGATCTGTACGATGAGCCGAAGATGGGGATCGAACTGCAGCTCAACAAGGAGCTGGCCGGAGAAGAAGGGCAGATGCAGTATAAAAGAGACGGAGCTGGCTACCAGCTACCGGATGGAGAAGGCGAATACATCCCGGCAAAAGACGGCTACGATGTCTATCTGACCATCGACAGGCAAATTCAGGATTACGTCGAACAAGCGCTGGATGTGGTGGATCGGCAGTACAAGCCAAAAGGGATGACGGTCATCGTATCCGATCCGCAGACGGGCGAAGTTTTGGCGATGGGCAATCGTTCGCAATTTAATCCCAATACGTACTATAACGGGATTTCGAACTATACGAACCACGCGATCACCTCCATGTTCGAGCCTGGCTCCACGTTCAAGATCATTACGCTGGCCGCCGCGATTGAGGAAGGCTTGTTCAACCCGAATGAGACGTATGACTCCGGGAAGTACACGATCAAGGGACAAGTTCCGATTCGCGACCATAACAACGGGGTGGGCTGGGGCAGAATTTCGTTTCTGGAAGGGGTGCAACGCTCCAGTAACGTGATGTTCGCGAAGCTCGGCTACGAGCGTCTGAAGCTGGAGAAGCTCAGGGCGTACTTCAAAAAGTTCGGGATGGGCTCCCTGACTGAAATCGAGTTGCCCTACGAAAAAGAAGGAACCCTGATTAACTTGGAAAAACCGCAGTCTCCTCGCGACTGGGCAGCGACGACCTTCGGACAAGGGGTGACGGTTACGGCGATCCAGCAAGTGATGGCGGTAGGGGCCATCGCCAACGGCGGCGAGCTGTTGAAGCCGCATATCGTCAAGGAAATGCGCGATCCGCATACAGGAGCGGTCGTGAAGCGCAGCGAGCGCGAAGTCGTGAGAAGGGTCGTCTCGGAGGCGACGGCGAAGAAGACCCGCGACATTTTGGAAACGGTCGTGACCGGCGAGCACGGAACAGGGAAGCTGTACGCCATCGACGGCTACCACGTCGCCGGGAAAACCGGTACCGCGCAAAAGTACGACCCGAACACAGGCAAGATCATGGACGGGCACTATATCGCTTCGTTTATCGGCTTTGCGCCGAAAGACAATCCGCGCCTGCTCGTCTACGTCGTAATTGACGATCCCGATACGAAAGAATGGTACGCGTACTGGGGCAAAATGATGATCGCGCCGACGTTCAAGTCGATCATGGAGCGCAGCCTGCAATACTTGCAGCAGCAGCCAGAACTGCCCCGCGCAGCAGCCGACAGCGGGAAAGGCAAGTCGACCGCTACGACCGCACAGGAGCAGGTACAGGCGGCTCAGTCTGCTGCAAGCCAGACGCTGCCGAAGTTCGTGGGCATGTCCACGACAGCGGCGCAACTGCGAGCCAAGCAGGACAATTTGACCGTGACAGTACTCGGAACCGGGACCAAGATCGTGGAGCAGTACCCTGCCGCCTACGAACAGGTAGTGCCTGGGAAGCAAATCATTTTGGTATCGGACCGCTTGACGGGCGCGAAAATGCCTGACTTCAAAGGGAAGTCGCTCAGGGAAGTCATGGAATTTGCCTCGCTGCTCGACATTGATGTCCACGCTACGGGCACGGGCTTTGTCGTACAGCAGAGCATTGCGCCGGGCACAGCGTTAAACGGCAAGGAAAAGCTGCAGATCACG
- a CDS encoding LysR family transcriptional regulator, with protein sequence MDTRYLLTFREVAKCQSFTRAAEVLGYAQSSVTTQIQNLEADFGVTLFERWGRKIRLTHAGEALLAYSEQLLAVLDEARANLSEQAQLAGTLRIGTVESLAAFFLPPFLQAFRTEHPRVRILLKPGICHELRQGVKEGHYDFAFVLDWLQDHPDLVNTNLGEEKLVVIAAPNHPLARLEQLEARDFAGANWIFTEAGCSYRSIMESVLRDAGATIASSSEFGSLEAIKQCVAYDLGIALVPYIAVAEEAKNGTLTILPFSHPEVRVYRQLVYHKKKWMPQALLRFLELLTTNAGQQQGAAKNAISAAKADAI encoded by the coding sequence TTGGATACGCGCTACTTGCTGACCTTTCGCGAGGTAGCCAAATGCCAGAGCTTTACCCGCGCGGCAGAGGTGCTGGGCTATGCGCAATCCAGCGTGACGACGCAGATTCAAAACCTGGAGGCGGATTTTGGCGTCACGCTGTTTGAGCGGTGGGGGCGAAAAATCAGACTGACCCACGCCGGAGAAGCCCTTCTCGCCTACAGCGAGCAACTGCTGGCGGTGCTGGACGAAGCGAGGGCCAACCTGTCCGAGCAGGCGCAGTTGGCTGGCACCTTGCGCATTGGCACGGTGGAATCGCTCGCCGCTTTTTTCCTCCCGCCTTTTTTGCAAGCATTTCGCACGGAGCACCCGCGCGTGCGCATTTTGTTGAAGCCGGGAATTTGTCACGAACTGCGTCAGGGCGTCAAGGAGGGGCACTACGACTTCGCCTTCGTGCTCGACTGGCTACAGGATCATCCCGATTTGGTGAACACCAATCTCGGCGAAGAAAAGCTGGTGGTCATCGCCGCGCCCAACCATCCGCTGGCCCGGCTGGAACAGCTCGAAGCGCGCGATTTCGCCGGAGCAAACTGGATTTTTACCGAAGCCGGATGCAGCTACCGCTCGATCATGGAGTCTGTCCTGCGCGACGCCGGAGCGACGATCGCATCGTCGTCCGAGTTCGGCAGTCTGGAAGCGATCAAGCAATGCGTCGCATATGATTTAGGGATTGCGCTCGTTCCTTACATCGCCGTCGCCGAAGAAGCGAAAAACGGTACGCTCACCATCCTGCCTTTTTCCCATCCGGAAGTCCGCGTCTACCGCCAACTGGTCTATCATAAGAAAAAATGGATGCCACAGGCGCTGCTGCGGTTTTTGGAGCTGCTGACGACAAATGCAGGACAGCAGCAGGGCGCAGCAAAAAACGCCATTTCGGCAGCGAAGGCGGATGCGATCTGA
- a CDS encoding adenosylhomocysteinase produces MNTVSESIVKDMSLAHSGHLKIDWVKEHMPVLNRIRERFEKEQPFAGLKVAISLHLEAKTAYLAKVVQAGGAEVTITGSNPLSTQDDICAALVEDGIRVFAKYNPDPAEYKEHLIKTLETRPDLIIDDGGDLVTILHSERRDLLSQVRGGAEETTTGILRLKALEKEGKLEFPMVAVNDAFCKYLFDNRYGTGQSVWDGINRTTNLVVAGKTVVVAGYGWCGKGVAMRAKGLGAKVIVTEIDAIKAVEAYMDGFEVMPMSEAAKHGDYFVTVTGNRDVIRKEHFEVMKDGAILSNAGHFDVEVNKVELGALSTSKRIVRKDIEEFVMADGRKLYLLAEGRLVNLAAGDGHPAEIMDMTFALQAVSLAYVNEQYKNIGKKVLNVPYELDAMVAQYKLEALNIGIDKLTDEQKAYLDSWVE; encoded by the coding sequence ATGAACACCGTTTCTGAAAGCATTGTAAAAGACATGTCGCTTGCACACAGCGGCCATTTGAAAATTGACTGGGTAAAAGAGCACATGCCCGTTCTCAACCGCATCCGCGAGCGTTTTGAAAAAGAGCAGCCATTTGCAGGACTGAAAGTGGCGATCTCCTTGCACCTGGAAGCAAAAACCGCGTACCTGGCAAAAGTCGTGCAAGCCGGTGGCGCTGAAGTAACGATTACAGGCTCCAACCCGCTCTCCACTCAGGACGACATTTGCGCGGCGCTGGTGGAAGACGGCATCCGCGTTTTTGCGAAGTACAATCCAGATCCAGCCGAGTACAAGGAGCACCTGATTAAAACGCTGGAGACGCGCCCTGACCTGATTATCGACGACGGTGGCGACCTGGTGACCATCCTGCACAGCGAGCGCCGCGATCTCTTGTCGCAAGTACGCGGTGGCGCAGAGGAAACGACAACAGGGATTCTGCGCTTGAAAGCATTGGAAAAAGAAGGCAAGCTGGAGTTCCCGATGGTAGCGGTGAACGACGCTTTCTGCAAATATTTGTTTGACAACCGTTACGGTACAGGCCAATCCGTATGGGATGGCATCAACCGCACAACCAACCTGGTCGTAGCAGGGAAAACCGTTGTCGTAGCCGGCTATGGCTGGTGCGGAAAAGGTGTGGCGATGCGCGCGAAAGGTCTTGGCGCGAAAGTCATCGTGACCGAAATCGACGCGATCAAAGCGGTAGAAGCGTACATGGACGGCTTCGAAGTAATGCCGATGAGCGAAGCGGCGAAGCACGGCGACTACTTCGTGACCGTGACCGGAAACCGCGACGTGATCCGCAAAGAGCATTTTGAAGTGATGAAAGACGGCGCGATCCTGTCCAACGCAGGCCACTTCGATGTCGAAGTAAACAAAGTGGAGCTTGGCGCCCTGTCGACATCCAAGCGAATCGTGCGCAAAGATATTGAAGAATTTGTCATGGCAGACGGTCGAAAACTGTACCTTCTTGCAGAAGGACGCCTCGTAAACCTGGCAGCAGGCGACGGCCACCCGGCAGAGATCATGGACATGACCTTTGCCCTGCAAGCTGTTTCGCTGGCGTATGTCAACGAACAGTACAAAAACATCGGCAAAAAAGTGCTGAACGTACCTTACGAGCTGGATGCAATGGTTGCCCAATACAAATTGGAAGCATTGAACATCGGCATCGACAAATTGACCGACGAGCAAAAAGCATATCTCGATAGCTGGGTCGAATAG
- the rsmH gene encoding 16S rRNA (cytosine(1402)-N(4))-methyltransferase RsmH: MTTLSFHHVTVLRDEAVDGLNIRPGGIYVDCTLGGAGHSSLIASRLTEGGRLIAIDQDDWAHDNARERLAPYMDKVTLVKSNFRHLKEIVKDLGLTGVDGVLFDLGVSSPQLDEGERGFSYNADAPLDMRMDQQAPLSAYDIVNEWDEEEIAKIIWLYGEEKFSRRIARQIVQQRKKQPIRTTGELVELIKEGIPAAARRTGGHPAKRTFQAIRIAVNDELDAFKEAVADAIDILNPGGRVSVITFHSLEDRICKQVYQDYSKGCTCPPSFPICTCGNEAIVKVITRKPILPSEEELAANPRARSAKLRVAEKV; this comes from the coding sequence GTGACGACATTGTCGTTTCATCACGTAACCGTACTGAGGGACGAAGCTGTAGACGGCCTGAACATCCGGCCCGGGGGCATTTATGTGGACTGCACGCTCGGTGGAGCGGGACATAGCAGCCTGATCGCGTCCCGTTTGACCGAGGGCGGCCGCCTGATTGCGATCGATCAGGATGACTGGGCGCACGACAACGCCCGGGAAAGACTGGCTCCCTATATGGACAAGGTAACACTGGTCAAAAGCAATTTTCGCCATCTGAAAGAGATTGTCAAAGATTTGGGGCTTACAGGTGTAGATGGAGTTTTGTTTGATCTGGGGGTGTCTTCCCCGCAGCTCGACGAAGGCGAACGCGGTTTCAGCTACAATGCGGACGCGCCGCTCGACATGAGAATGGATCAGCAAGCGCCGCTTTCGGCCTACGACATCGTCAACGAGTGGGACGAAGAGGAGATTGCCAAGATCATCTGGCTGTACGGAGAAGAGAAATTTTCCCGGCGGATTGCCCGGCAAATTGTACAGCAGCGCAAAAAGCAGCCGATTCGTACAACAGGCGAGCTGGTCGAGCTGATTAAGGAAGGAATCCCGGCAGCAGCGCGGCGCACAGGAGGACATCCTGCGAAGCGGACGTTTCAGGCGATCCGCATTGCCGTCAACGATGAACTGGATGCATTCAAAGAAGCTGTCGCCGATGCCATTGATATTTTGAATCCGGGTGGCCGCGTGAGCGTCATCACGTTCCATTCGCTGGAAGACCGGATTTGCAAGCAGGTGTATCAAGATTATTCCAAGGGCTGCACATGCCCGCCGTCGTTTCCGATCTGCACGTGCGGGAACGAAGCGATTGTCAAAGTCATCACGCGCAAGCCGATTTTGCCGTCCGAAGAGGAGCTTGCGGCCAATCCACGCGCGCGTTCTGCGAAGCTGCGGGTAGCCGAGAAGGTGTAG
- the ftsL gene encoding cell division protein FtsL: protein MSYYYQGNLAMELEKQSRSVTKTTKRTIRIKPTIPTGEKLLYLLFISLTVIGLGMVGVRYSQISQMNYEIQSTKKENRLVAEKNATLKLQIEQLSNRDRIQREAERQGMVYNANAVHTIGQGKVKASSLQQQQPNQP, encoded by the coding sequence TTGAGCTACTACTACCAAGGGAATCTGGCAATGGAGCTGGAGAAGCAGTCGCGCTCCGTCACCAAGACAACAAAACGAACGATCCGAATCAAACCAACCATTCCGACAGGCGAAAAATTGCTCTATCTCTTGTTTATCTCGTTGACAGTGATCGGCCTGGGGATGGTCGGAGTCAGGTACTCGCAAATCTCCCAGATGAATTACGAAATCCAGAGCACGAAAAAAGAAAACCGTCTGGTAGCCGAGAAAAACGCCACTCTGAAGCTTCAGATCGAGCAGCTCAGCAATCGCGATCGCATCCAGAGAGAAGCAGAGCGACAAGGCATGGTGTACAACGCGAATGCCGTACATACGATTGGTCAGGGGAAAGTAAAGGCGAGTTCGCTTCAACAACAACAGCCAAACCAGCCTTAA
- the mraZ gene encoding division/cell wall cluster transcriptional repressor MraZ has product MFMGEYQHSIDEKGRLTIPAKFREGLGASFVITRGLDQCLFAYPMEEWKQLEEKLKTLPFTKADARAFTRFFFSGATECEWDKQGRVNIPPNLREHAGMQKECVIIGVSNRVEVWSKERWEDYFAQSEGSFGEIAEKLVDFNL; this is encoded by the coding sequence GTGTTCATGGGGGAATACCAGCACAGCATCGATGAAAAAGGCCGCCTGACGATCCCTGCCAAATTCCGTGAAGGACTGGGAGCTTCCTTTGTCATTACCCGCGGACTCGATCAATGCTTGTTCGCCTATCCGATGGAAGAGTGGAAGCAGCTTGAGGAAAAACTGAAGACTCTTCCCTTTACAAAAGCGGATGCACGCGCGTTTACACGGTTTTTCTTTTCCGGCGCAACCGAATGTGAGTGGGACAAGCAGGGAAGGGTAAACATACCGCCCAATCTGCGCGAGCATGCCGGTATGCAAAAGGAATGTGTCATCATTGGCGTATCCAACCGCGTAGAGGTGTGGAGCAAAGAACGTTGGGAAGATTATTTCGCCCAGTCGGAAGGTTCTTTTGGAGAAATTGCTGAGAAACTGGTTGATTTTAATTTGTAG
- a CDS encoding APC family permease encodes MEKATVQTAGFAKTLRLPQIVALYIGAVIGSGVLLIPGLAAEKAGPASILAWLVMSILVLPMALTMGLLSARYPSSGGVSTFVRTAYGDRFGNIVGWFFLLSVPIGAPILSVTGANYLAVLLGWGDTQIYAAAALILTAVLIMNVLGMHVAARVQTIVVALIISILIVAVVAALPHASAAHFTPFAPNGWLSVVQAAGLLFWCFIGWEAVTHLSEEFVDPAKNAIRGVLWSAGIVALLYFAVAFMTVATHSYGAGISAAALSVMVQLSLGPVGGWIVAVTALFICIATTNAYIGAAARIAYALAQEKIAPRWFGLLHAKYRTPIGGLLFLSLCFGVVLTVLYAGVIDLARLIELPTATFFATYIGGCLAGIRLLRNHRLGRLASWTSLVFTVALYPFLGWSALYPLVIAALLLLWQKRMEKRMTA; translated from the coding sequence ATGGAAAAAGCAACTGTGCAAACAGCGGGCTTCGCCAAAACGCTGCGGCTGCCGCAAATCGTCGCCTTGTACATCGGGGCCGTCATCGGGTCCGGCGTGCTGCTCATCCCGGGGCTGGCGGCAGAAAAGGCAGGCCCCGCCTCGATCCTCGCCTGGCTGGTCATGTCGATTCTCGTCTTGCCGATGGCACTCACGATGGGACTGCTGTCCGCCCGCTACCCAAGTTCCGGCGGCGTCTCCACCTTTGTCCGCACGGCCTACGGCGACCGCTTCGGCAACATCGTCGGCTGGTTTTTTCTATTATCTGTGCCCATCGGCGCCCCGATCCTCAGCGTGACCGGAGCCAACTATCTCGCGGTGCTGCTCGGCTGGGGCGACACGCAAATTTACGCGGCGGCTGCGCTCATTTTGACCGCGGTGCTCATCATGAACGTGTTAGGGATGCACGTTGCCGCTCGCGTGCAAACGATCGTCGTCGCGCTCATTATCTCGATTTTGATCGTGGCCGTCGTCGCTGCGCTGCCGCACGCTTCCGCCGCTCACTTCACTCCGTTTGCCCCCAACGGCTGGCTTAGCGTCGTGCAAGCGGCAGGGCTGTTATTTTGGTGCTTTATCGGCTGGGAGGCGGTCACGCACTTGTCCGAGGAGTTCGTCGATCCGGCGAAAAATGCCATCCGCGGCGTATTGTGGAGCGCGGGCATCGTCGCCCTCCTGTACTTTGCCGTCGCGTTCATGACGGTCGCCACTCACAGCTATGGCGCAGGCATCTCGGCGGCAGCGCTGTCCGTCATGGTTCAACTGTCACTCGGGCCTGTCGGCGGCTGGATCGTGGCTGTGACTGCCTTGTTTATTTGCATCGCCACCACCAACGCCTACATCGGCGCGGCGGCGCGGATCGCCTATGCGCTGGCGCAGGAAAAGATCGCGCCCCGCTGGTTTGGGCTGCTGCACGCGAAATACCGGACGCCGATCGGCGGGCTGTTGTTCCTCTCGCTCTGCTTTGGCGTGGTGCTGACGGTCCTGTATGCAGGAGTGATTGACCTGGCCCGGCTGATCGAGCTGCCCACCGCCACGTTTTTTGCCACCTACATCGGCGGGTGTCTCGCCGGAATCCGGCTGCTGCGCAACCATCGTCTCGGACGGCTGGCTTCCTGGACGTCGCTCGTCTTCACTGTCGCGCTTTATCCATTTCTGGGCTGGTCCGCGCTCTATCCGCTCGTGATCGCCGCCTTGCTGCTACTCTGGCAAAAGCGCATGGAAAAACGCATGACCGCGTAG